One region of Manduca sexta isolate Smith_Timp_Sample1 chromosome 25, JHU_Msex_v1.0, whole genome shotgun sequence genomic DNA includes:
- the LOC115448572 gene encoding uncharacterized protein LOC115448572 codes for MVQKFDKPFSGKGTKKSIKADIIILGCTLPGIVTAHKLKRRFGNTMDIVVLDLVGPQRSASKCNVAFQALDDETDKENNPDSQDDTTRQLVNNVAKYYLAKYAKEFSIPLPEVIITPEKVRSPLSKLFQHRNGQTVECAKDFHDFDYLSFVERFEMRQYQTLLDQSMKNLFQTRADTKYERMRLHYYDQTTMEKHICDALLFSTSREIMRNTVRLVCGAPASSVSVLFYLHQCHRTCGARNHLDGDNTKFREKLLGYCRKRLANKLQQSIADITLSAKSITEIRTYSDEQVVLETMKGETNYVCNLLAMALRPDQLNTIQVEGQLLSEQQADLTGSMKPGRAKKFAIQYEENFWRKQGYSGDILSIRGPIIWAMEKPRMSGTGSSERYFSLIGYLKVRDDNIDSQEAVIEQLIKLFGDEAATPVSYKERDVADLFIPRCGDFVALKTMTRDSTPKYLEWGALDIFADGDVAAALEAGHTAYLNLLTCLRPQAMTFEDLSTAEWPIVLNEKPLKRWLAHINVISTMHFVVFTAALCIGVRLLRSYIRKS; via the coding sequence ATGGTTCAAAAATTTGATAAACCGTTCAGTGGTAAGGGTACAAAGAAGAGCATCAAAGCCGATATCATCATCCTGGGATGTACGCTGCCGGGAATCGTCACCGCGCACAAACTGAAGAGACGGTTCGGCAACACCATGGACATAGTCGTTTTAGACCTCGTTGGGCCGCAACGCAGCGCGTCCAAATGCAACGTGGCTTTCCAAGCCTTAGATGACGAGACTGACAAGGAAAACAACCCTGACAGTCAGGACGATACAACCCGACAACTAGTTAACAACGTAGCGAAGTACTACCTGGCGAAATATGCTAAGGAATTCAGTATTCCTTTGCCAGAAGTTATCATCACTCCAGAGAAAGTAAGGTCGCCGTTAAGCAAACTGTTCCAGCATCGAAACGGTCAGACTGTCGAGTGCGCTAAAGATTTTCATGACTTCGATTACTTAAGCTTCGTTGAGAGGTTCGAAATGAGACAGTACCAAACTCTTCTGGACCAGAGCATGAAGAATCTGTTTCAAACGAGAGCAGACACGAAATACGAGAGGATGAGGCTTCACTATTATGATCAAACCACCATGGAAAAGCATATCTGCGACGCCTTGCTGTTCAGCACGTCGAGAGAGATTATGAGAAACACCGTGAGGTTGGTGTGTGGTGCACCAGCGAGCTCTGTGTCTGTCCTGTTCTACCTTCACCAGTGTCATAGGACTTGCGGTGCCAGAAACCATCTAGATGGGGACAACACCAAGTTCCGCGAGAAACTTTTAGGTTATTGCAGGAAAAGGTTGGCTAACAAATTGCAGCAGAGCATAGCAGACATAACCCTATCGGCGAAATCGATCACGGAAATCCGAACATATTCTGATGAGCAGGTCGTATTGGAGACCATGAAAGGTGAGACGAACTACGTATGTAATCTCTTAGCTATGGCGTTGAGGCCAGACCAGTTAAATACTATTCAAGTGGAAGGCCAATTGCTGTCAGAACAACAGGCAGATTTAACTGGTTCAATGAAGCCGGGACGCGCTAAGAAGTTCGCCATTCAGTACGAAGAAAATTTCTGGAGAAAGCAGGGTTACAGCGGCGATATATTAAGCATACGAGGACCTATCATTTGGGCGATGGAAAAACCTAGAATGTCGGGCACTGGCAGCTCGGAGAGATATTTTTCCCTGATTGGCTACCTAAAGGTAAGAGACGATAACATTGATTCCCAGGAAGCCGTAATTGAACAGCTTATTAAACTATTTGGGGACGAAGCTGCTACACCAGTAAGCTACAAGGAAAGGGACGTTGCCGATCTGTTCATACCTCGCTGCGGCGATTTTGTAGCTCTAAAGACTATGACGCGAGACAGCACTCCTAAATACTTGGAGTGGGGTGCTCTGGATATATTTGCTGATGGTGATGTAGCTGCTGCATTAGAAGCTGGACATACAGCGTACCTGAACCTCCTGACTTGTCTTCGGCCTCAAGCTATGACGTTTGAAGACCTTAGT